The nucleotide sequence CTTGCCAATTAATGACAGAGCAGGAAAACAGTACAGTCCTAGACTGCCCAGGTCTGGACTTCTTGTTACAAAGAACAATTagatgcacctgggtggctcagtcggttgagcatctgactttggctcaggtcatgatctcacagttcaggagttcgagcccagcatcaggctgtctgttgtctgctgttggcacagagcccgccgtggatcctctatccccctctctctttgcccctcccctgcttgcactgtctctctcaaataaacttaaaggaggaggaggaggaggaggaggaggaggaggaggagaagaagaagaagaagaagaattattattattattattattattattattattattattaaaccccttttgtttaagccactgtggGTCCATTGCTGAACGCAATCGCTAAGGAAAACACACCCCAGCCCGTCCTAAGAGAAGACATGGGCAGTCAAAGCCATGCCTGCATAACGAGAGCACAACCTCAGAACTATAATACAATGACACAACACAGCAGTACAATACTGAACTTTTTTCAAAGGACTAACGAGAAACTGACAAAAGGTCTGCCTGGAAGACAAAAAGGACCACAAAGAACAAGCCTGTTTGTCTAGCACTGTCCAGAGAACAGGGTATTTTGGCCAGCTAACATTAGTATCTCTCACTGGAAGTTAATAAAACTGCTAGCTGTTTTATCAACCAGTCTCTTGTGGGGTTAGGACAGATCCCCCAATGGTGTGGCCTCAAAGCACCTGCTTCGTTGTAATTACGTTATTCACAAAACTGTAAGCTCTGTGCCTGCAGAGATCAGATCTATCCTATTCATGACTGAAAATGCAGCTCTATGCATGGTGCCCAGTACAAAGTCAGCAGTTAATACTTGGCAAGTCAAATGAAgattgactgaataaataaatgaccagTAAGTCCCCCAGTGACTAACTCTGGTGAACTGATAAACCCAagcaggggctggggcggggaaGCTCACAAAGCTGGACTGGCCCAAGTACTGTGGTATCCACGAAGGACAAGCCCACCAAAGATGAGGCACCAGCTGAAACAGGGCTGCTGGtttctccctcatttctttttgtacGTGGCACACCTGACTCGTTCTTTACGCCAATAGCCATTCACTCTACCTTGTCCTTGTCCATGACGACACTAGCCACGGGTCCGAATGCCTGGAAGTACTCAGAAAGCTGCGCAGAATCCACATCCCGGGGAAAGCCACTGACAAACACACTCCGAAGACCCTGGGCCTTTCGGGCAGCTCGTAGTTCTACCAGGTGCCGGTGCTTCCGGCCTCCCAAATGGGCATCTAGGCTGGGTCCTGCAaagataaacatgaaacaaaaacacccaaatcACTCTTCGGTGGACTTAAATGCATACCTAAATCCTACTAATCCTTCCAAGCCATAGGAAGTGTGATCTTTGAATAAACAAAGTCCTAGCTCTTTTCACCTTCCTGTCTTGTCCATTTGTCTATATAATGCATTCTAAGTGGTTCCCCAGAGAGCTAGCTACCACTTTTTCTTAAACCATCTCTAAGTGCTAGAGCAACACCTGCAAATTGTAAAGAAATTAACGGGAAGCTTATCCAGGTCATATACAGAGGAACTAAATAAAACAGGACCCTAGACTATTCCCTCATGAATCATCCCTAGGTATGGTATAGAGATTGAAAGTGCAAGATCTGAAGTCACACTGCCCAAGTTTAATTCTCAGCTCCAGCAAGCTGTGtgagatcttgggcaagttacttaacctctctgtgcatcTCTGTGCACACACAAAATTAAGATATTAACAGTACCACACAGTTATTATGCCTCTAAGAGTACTTGGCAGAGTCTGGTACATGTGGACCACGGGAAAAGtttagctgctattattattatttttttttttttattaaattttgggTCAGCTGCTTATTGTCACCAATGTATATGTGGGGCCAGGGAAGACTATCTTGGATTTCTGGCTTGCCCTAGGGGACAAAGAGTGGTAATGTcattcacaaagaaaaagaatggaagatcTGTTTAAGGAAGATCATGATTCCGGTTTAGGAAAGATCGCGATTCCAGACTTCAAAAGTGGAATTTGAGGTTTCATGGAGTCCCCTGCGCTGTCATACAAGAATCCTGTCGATTCTGCCAAATCCACTTTCTCATCACGCATGCCCTGCTACCCTGCTACCTCACCCATCTCTGCCTTTGCCTAGCTCCTCCGTAGGGCTACCCTGAGTTAAGTGCTACTTTCTCAGTGATCCTACAGCTGTCTAAACGTATCTCTAGAGCTCTGGAATTGTCTGCATCCCTAGATGGTGAGCTCCTTCACCTCTAAATCCCCTCACCCCACCCGAGAGCCCAGCCGAGTAACAGGCACAAAGGGGGCGTCCAACAGATGACGGTGATAGAGGGAATAAGATCATGACACTTCAGTTGTAGAGATTTCGGATACTAGGGATGAGGGGCCAAAGTGGTGGGGCTTTCCCCACTCTCCAATCCCTTCGTACAGGCGGAGTGAAAACCGAGGTGAGTGACCCTACCAACCGACTTGACAAAAACTAGGACCCGAAGACGAAAACTCACGACCACCCCCTCACAAGCCACCGCTTACGGTTGGCTGTAGTAACGTGGCAGAGGCAGCAGCGGAAACCCCCACGAGGCAGCGATTGGACATCCGAATCCACTGCCGCCATCGCGACTCTCCAGTACGGACAACACACAACCACTTCTGCCACCACCGGAACTCACGCCTACAAATCGCAGCGCGCTTGGAAGCAACTTCCGCCAGTCCAATAGGAAATGACGTAGCAAGGCCAATCGCGCAGGCACACTCCTCCGGAAACTGAGTCCCTAAGGCTCCGGGTTCCGTTTCCACCCGCCTTTAAGTCTTCACCCGCTTCTGGAAAAGCCGCCCATCTTTGATACTTATCTGCATGCGGTAAGCCGATTGGTGTGCTCTGAGCCACTTAGGCGTTGATTGGCCCAAGGCTTCATGAATATTCATAGAGTGGCCACAAAAACCGGCGCCGGCGGAGGTTTGAAGCCTGAGTGCTCTATCCTTGCTGGGAGCTCGGGAGTGTGCTGTTTGTACCTTCTTTCAAGAGGCGGTTAGAGACCCGCGGCGCTGCATCATCCTCTCTCCTTATTCACCTGGCGAATAAAGGCGGAGGATGAGCCGACTTCACAAAACTCAAGGCTGCCCCTGGACTCCCAAGTTCCTTAGGGCTGttactctctccttctgccctctgtCCTTCCCTAAAATGGGCGTTCAGGGACCACTTCCTAGCCCTGGTTGGGGAGCTCTGCCCCTGTGGGCACCCTCTAGACTCCACTCAGCCACAGCCAGATCGCTGCGGTCCCGGTGAGTCAGGCTTTCCTTCCGCAATAGTGGGCTGCGTGAAGTGTACTCACGAGGCGCCAGAGCCACCGGCCCCCTTCAAGGCAGGCGATGGAACCTACCATGTGACAGCTGAGTGGAGacattggagggaaaaaaatgcttctttcCCCAGACTGGTAGAGTGGTCAGTTCCTCCCGATACTGCCGGGGTGTAAGCTCAGAATGGAGAGAGTAAAGGAGCTGGGGaggccctggggacagagaaCATGACATGGAGAAGACTCTCAGATGGGCTAAGCAGTTCCTGCTGCGGCTGTCAGCGCACAGCTTCGGACTGCGGAAAGCGCCCTGGACCTGAAGCAGACGTCTCAAGATCCGAAACCTTAAGCAAAGTCTCAACTGCTGAGTCTGTTCCCCTATCTATCTCTAAAGTGTGGAAGGAACACGTACAACAGGCTTAACCTCTTACTCACTCTCCGAAGGTGCTCCTCCTTTTGGGCCCTGCTCAGGCTTGTCTCCCAAACCCAAAAAGGCAGGAGACAGCACTAGAGTGGACCTCAGGCCAAGGCAGTTACTGAGGCTGGTCTTGGGAATCCTTGAAGTGGCAACTTGTGCAAATAAACCACAGAGCTGGGTGGTAAGATACtgcagtaccccccccccccaaggtagGCTACATCTTGCCCTGGCTTCCAGCAACTCCAAAGAATTTCCTGAGAGCTAAGGGttgggaaatagaagaaaaagcacCTTCACGCCTCCCTTCCTGTGGAAGCCACCAACCAGAGTCAGCGGATTCTGTTTTGAGTGAATCTGTACCAAGATGGAGCTCGAGTTCCAGCACCACAGGGAGCTGGGGAGCAGTTTGGGTCCCCCAAGAAAGCTAGCAGGAACAGTCTGCCTGTCCATGCTGCCTATCTCAGAAAGCTGCTCCCAGGGCAAGCATCATCTGTATCTTCTTTCTTATCCCTTTGTCCTTTATTCCAACTGAAgacaccaccctcccccccccacccccccaccccccatggcaGAGAACAGCTGAGCCGGGAGAAGCTGAAGAAAACGGCTTTTTATTTGTTACTATAAGAACCAATTACAGAATCCGAGGTTAAAAAAACGGACAAAAGatctttatttctgagaattGGCGTACAAAAGGCAGAGGGGACAAGgcgagggaaggaaaagagagagcatgggctgGGGCTGATGCCAGCTTAGGGGCCTCAAACTCCAATTAGGAAAGTCCGGACACCGGACAGGAAGAGAAACccccattagaaaaaaaaaagatacagtcaTGGCAGtgcacgcccccctcccccaaccaggtACCACCACCTCCTATCAATttactcttcccctcccccatcccctttcAAAAAGGgaggcaaaatttttaaaaaattaaaaaaccctcccccccaaaactgTCCAAGACAACTGTGGGTCCTACCCCCCAAAACAGGCTAGGTTCCCACAATGGACCAAGTTCCTGCAGTGTGTCCTCCACCACCAGGCATGGAGAAGCATGGGAAGGGGACGAGCCTCGCAAGTGGTAACACCAGAGGGCGCCCGACCCCTCCAAGGACACAcacttgctccctccctccctcactcctcatTCCCTGTGATActagagggaagggagggtgggtgccCTGGGCACCCACCCTCTAGCTTtcagcccacctccctccctccccgcagaCGCTCAATCCTCCAGGACAATAGGCTCATTGGTGCTGGCAGGATGTGACGGTGCAGATAGTGGGACCGGGGGCCGCACTGCAATCAGTGGTGGCTTCACCTTCAGGGGCAAATTGGGCCGGCGAGCAGCTCGCCGCATTTCCAGATGGGTCAGAGCCTTCCGCAGGGCCCTGGCCAGGAAAAGAAGAGTGGAATGAAGGCCAGGACCCTCAAGGTAAACCCCCTTCCCCATTCCATGCCATAGTGTGCCTTCTGGCCCATTCTTTCCTGGCACCCCCACCCCGTACCCAGTCTCCTGGAGCTGGTCTTGTTCAGAATTCCTATTATCCTTACCCACCAACCTGGGTTATCAACCTCTCAGCCCCTCCTACGGTGGGTGGGCTCCCTACCTGGTATCCTTTGTGGCCACAAACACCACAGGATTGGGAGCATCAGCCGGGTTTAGTTTCTGACGCTTGGCTGCTGGCTGTGAGCTTGAACGAATCCCTGAGGCCAGAGGCCTTCCATTGGCAGAGAAGGGGACCCCGGCTCCTGACATCTGGAGAGGAGGGGTGGGTGCAGGCAGCACAATGAGAGAGGGCTCACAGATCCCTATCAGAAATAAAAGCCCGCCCAATTGGCCTGGCCCACTCCAGCTGTCAACTCACAGTCTCATAGGCCCGTTTCACCATAATGCCCCCCAGACCCCGGTTCTGGGTCAGCTGGTTTCTGTTGATCGGTGTCTTGGTACCCCGAGGTGTTTTTGGtttcagaggtgcctgggccACTgccaagaaaaaaacaggaaaaaacttGGAGAAATTTcgtgttttctcttctgtatgtaGTTTCCCTGGGCATCCCCAAAAGCAGTCTGGCAACTACCACAGGAATGTGGCCTTAGCTCACTATGGTAATATTGGACAGTCTACGAAAATCATTATTAACCTACAGGAGTACAGTTTGTTAAACTAAATCTCTTTGGACTATGATAGTAAAAGGATGACGGAGACCCTGAAACCATCTAACTGGTTCCCCATCCCATACCCACAGTCTGGTTTCCCCATCCCATACCCAAATCTTTGACAATAGTTGCCAGGGGCAGCCGCACCAGAGGGTGAATCTTCAGTGGAGTTTTCGCAGCCTTAGGAAGTCGAATGGAGCCTGGAGAGCAAAGATGACAGCTTTTGAAGGGGCTTCGCTACTCAGGCCTCTCCTGCGGCCAGGAGCCACATCTAACCTCCTATCAAACCGCTGTGGCCTGCTGTCCCTGTGGTCATTAAACCTCCAGAGAAACACTGGTCTCTGCTCTGCTTTCTGGCCAGAGCACCCAGGCCTGCCACTAGCCCCACCGCTCCTGCCCTTACACTCTGCCTTGATGGCATTGGCATTGATAGGGGCATAGGGTCGTCGGGCAGCCCTCCTCGGCTGTAACAGGTCCCTGCACATGCGTCTGGCAAGACGGGTCAGCTTTGTGGTCTGAAGCAGGAATGTTTGCCTGTTCTTAGCCAGTAGCTTGGCCCGGTTGGCGCTGGTGGTATAGGGGGAGAGACTCTGGGCTTCAGGTCGAGACAAGTGACCCCTCGAGTGTGGCTCCTGGAAGAAAGACataggaaaaagagagaacacgGATGGGCACTGAGGCTCCCTTGTTTCCTTCATTCTCTGCAAAAAGCAGTTTATTCCCGCCTGATCTTTTTACTACCATCCCACCCACCCGTCTCCCCAGCCACCACTAAGCACCACCTCCCCAACCCCACACACATCAAACCACCTTTTAAGGTTCTGGCCTTCACCTGAAGCTCACATCACTATGCTTACTGCTCTCCCCTGCCTATTCCCCATCAGTCCTTACTGTTGTGCCCCGGGCAGCCCCCTCAAGCTGGGTCGGGGTCTTCAGTCCCCCATACTTCTTCCAGTAGATCCAGCAGGAAGCACAGAGGCGGCACTGCATGTTGGGTGGGCCCCAGGCGTACCACTGGGCAGACTGCGTGGCTGTAGGAACACGGAGAAAAGGGGGAGTTTGGGACAAATATGCCACCTGAGCCCCTTAGGTCCTTGGCCCAGAGAAGACCTCACCCCCCTCaacatccctgcccctccctgaaaCTCACTGTGGCAGCTCTCGCAAGTCAGGCCCTTCTGGAATCCAGCCCCATTCATGCCAGGTTTCGAGCCCACAGAGATGATCTGGTTAGGATTTGGCTTAGTACTGACAGGAACAGTGTGGGGAGAAACCAGGAACCGGTCAAGAAAGAGAATCCACGTCCACCTCCTCCCGATCATTTGACCCTCTGACCCTGACTCCTGCCGTGGTCACCACCAATCACTGAGAAAAGcattgctgggggtgggggtgggggggcgcgggggcggggagggtggggagggagaaaaagaaaacatgccagCCTCCCCCACCTACCACACTTACTAGGTGGGGATATAGACTTGTTTCAGTTTGCTGTCTGCTTCAGCAGCTTTCAATCTTTTCtgcaagaaggggaaaaaaggaagaaagagaaggatcaGAGCACCTCCACAGGACGATGTCATCAACTTCGAAGGCAGGGGTGAGCAGGAGGCCCCTGGTCcagcctgcccagcccagcccataCCTGCTGAATATAGCGGTCTGTGGTTTTCCACATGTAGTAAAACTGGACTATGCTGGCGAGTGACTTCCAAGGCAGctaaggaggcagagggaaggaagctGAGCTGGCATCTGGCTCCGGGTCCCCGTTCCCTCACCTGTCGTCTCTTCcacctctcctcccagccccgtCCACTTACAAAATCCTGGCGAATATCATTGAAATCCTTGCCGTACTTCTCCAGGGCCTCCTCAAACAGCATGGCCTCCGAGGCCGACCACTCCTCCATCTCGTCCCGACACAGCACTGGGCCTCCCTGGGGCACCAGGGTCGACATGGCCTTAGCCAAGTCGTAGCCGTTCCTCTGCAACGTATCCATGGCATGAAACTACCGGGAAGGTGGGAAACAATACGGATGCCCTGAGACCCTCCACACCGGGCTTCTCAGAGacccttcctctgtccccaggctCTGCAGGTCCCCACAGAGCCCAGCCTGCCCGACTTCCCAGCAACCTCTGCTCACCAGCGTGATATCTCGGGAGGCAGCAGCTGCACTCATGTGCAGGCTTGGCTGCCGAATGGAGCTGCTGCAATCTAGGGCTCTTGCGAAGGTCCCCACGGCCCTAAGGGAGATATTAAGAagtcaagagagagagaagaaagcatgaGTGAGCTGAGGAACCAAGCCAGATAAGGAAAACCACGCAGGCCAAAACAACCAGTCTAGTCCAGCTCTGAGAATTCGATGCAGAGCGTCCACACCGCCCCCAGCCCGTCTTGCCCGTCCACCCACCCCTCACCGGGCCACCACGAGAAACTGATCAATCTGCCGGTCTGTGAGAGGGTTGTCCGGGTCCCAGACCTTCATCTCCATCTTCTGTTGGTTCCGATTATCAGATTCTCCTGGGGAACAGGGCAATGGCAACatcagggagagggaaaggagaacaACAGGTGCCTTGACACAACAGCACCTCGCTCCCCCCGTGCCTCTGGCGTGGATTCTATCAGCCACCTCAACTCTTGGACTTTTCTTCCCGACTGTGCCCACTGGCCCCTTGCAGGTTCCCAAGGTCCCAGCTTGTCAGGGCGATGGCACAGAGCCGTGAAGGCCGTGGAGCCTATGACTCCACAACACGCCATTCACAGCGACTACGACGTTACATGACTCCGGGGCCGCACGCTCCGTCCTGTTGCTTACCCTCTGCCAGGCGATCTGGGATCTCAGCTTGGTATTTGCAACCAACTCGGATCTCCCCCTGATCGGCTAAAAGCGTCTTCTGCACGGGGTCGAACACCAGTGAGTAAAAAAAGCAGTCCTGGAGCCAGGAAGAAAAAGTAAGCGGGCGGTGGGGAGCATCCAGCATTCCCATGACAGGCGGTCTGTGGACCTGAACCTCATTCCAGTCCTACTCTCCTCCTGCCTTCTGGGCACACCCactcccctccttctttccccccaCACCTCTTTCTCACCTCCTTTTCCAAGTATTGGCTCAAGATGTCGGTCTCATTCAAGAGGGTCACGCTGCATTTCCCCCTACAGAAGAGAGGTCCGAAAACCCTAGGTGAGCTCCTCATTCCTTCTCCACAGCACTTCCATTATGCCACCACgcccctcctctccatcttcTAAAGAAGTGCACACCGGCCACAGTGGCCTCCCCGATTGTCCTATACCTTATGTGGGTGGCTGGTAACGATTCAAATTGCCGAGAAAGAAAAAGCTCCCGGTGCTTCAGTTGATGTCGCTGCTGCTCTGACACCCCTGGCTGCTTTGATTCCTCCTCAAACTCCCCTGGGAGATTAAGGAGGAAGAAGTCAAGTCAGAAACTAATTCAGAAAGAAGCCACCTTGGAAACTTTGACCCGGGGAAAACACTTCCTATCCCAGCTGGCTTTTTTTCACATTCCCCAGGCATCTGCCGTTTATACCTACAGCCACCAGCTTTCCCACTGAGCCCTCTCCCCCTAGCCCTCTCCGCTGTTCCGGGCCTCCCAGCCCCCCATCACCAGTGCCTTGGGAACAGCTGCTGAGAGTACAAAGAATGCCACAGAAACCCATCCCAAACCCAGGTACCAACGCTCAGATGCCACTCATAAAGCACAAATCTGCCCACACTAGGCCCAGCAGGAACATCACACTCGTCTCTCCTGCGAAACCAGCCTGAGGTTCAGAAACCCAATATGGTGAACAACTGTCACATAAGGTTGTGTTTActagtttttcttttcagagttcAGGAGACTCTTTGCTCTTAAACATCAGGCTACCGTAACAATCCTTTGCTGTCCACTTGACTACTAAGTTTGTGGGGCTTCCGAGGACAGTATTTCCCAAGCCAGTGCCAACACCTTCCTTCCCAGGAGCTGCGACTTGCCCTGAAACCCTGGTGAGAAGGGTTAACTTGGCTGAGTGCCACCCaaagtgggagggggcaggagagccACAGGCCCAGGCTCATTGGTGCATTGTTCCCAACCTCagggagaaggggggtgggggtgcagcgGGCTCCACCCCTCGCCTGTGTGCTCCGGAAACCCTGTGCGAAACCCTGTGCTAAGGCAAGGGGGGgaccacaccccccaccccttctgaTTGGACAAGGCCAAGGTCAGCCCCTGCCAGATGGGGCTGGAAACCCCAGAGGGCCAGGGAACTTGGTAGGCCTAGCTCCGTGTTAACCCCTTCGTGCTCAAAGCAGCCTGAAATAAGGCAAATAATTTAAGAAGGAGgaacaagagaaagaggaaagaaagccaaagcaggaaAGGGAAAATCAACTAAGGAAAAcaggaggtaattttttttaaaaaagataaaatcataaagagaaggaagaggaggcaaAAGGCAAAGATATAAAATGAGTTGGAGAAGGACGAAAGAGGTGGGAAAGAGCAAAACGGGCAAAGATAACTTTCCGAGCTTCCTATTCTGCCCTTTCAATGTATTCTCGCTACCTCGCGACCACAAAATTAGGCTGGTTCCCTGTCCTGCAAGCTTCTCAGTACAACCTCTTCCTCTTCACCTTGACCTTTACAATCACCACCCATTGTCCCAATGTACCCAAAACCGTCCCTCAAGGGTCCTGCTTCTCTAcagctcttcttcctcccctaTTTAAATACTATCATCTCTTTTCCACCTATCGTTCAGATACACACACTCCCACACAAGTCATATTCTGGCTTTCCTTATCATCGTCTCTCCACCCTGCTTCCAACCCCAACGTGTAAAAACAGGCCTCCCTCTGGAGACCAGGCATTTCCCACCCCCAAACTCACACCCGGGCTTTGGGCATGCTACCAGGGGAAACACCTGCAAGGACATGCCCAGACCTCAGATCatgggaagggggaggcagggagggtgggggtggggtgggggtacgAAGACACTCACTGGCATTGCTATCAGCCAGGCTGTTGAGGCTACTAGAAATGTCCCTTCGCCGGAAAAGGCACACAACCTTTGCCTCCACGTTTCCATTTGCTGTctaagggggaggaggaaaactGCAGTTAAAACGGGTTGTTTTAAAGTGGAAACACATGAAGAAGAAACTAAGCATGAAGTAGTTTCTAAGGGGTGTAAATAGAAAAACCCAAGAAactatgagggtttttttttttgtttttttttttttataattttctttttttaagagacagagagcatgagctggggagaggggaggtggggagagagagagagagagagagaatgagaatctcaagcagactccatgctcagcatggagcccaactcaagtctccatcccacaaccctggaatcgtgacctgagccaaaactgagtcggaccctcaacccactgagccacccagacacccaaagaaattacaaataaagaGACTCGCATTTAAGGACAACTTCCAAACTTTTTTCCCCTAGACTTTCCCTTTCCTTAGCCCGCAAGAGAAGGAATAGGAAAGCTCCCACCTAGCTCTCAAAAGCCTTTCCTGAAtacactgaatgaataaatgaatgaatgaatgaatatgaatgggCACTTAGGATTAGGGCTGGTTTTtctctggatctctctctcttccacctaAAGTTAGtgacctcagaaaaaaaaagaccccctggagggagggaggtacccgaaggggcaggggtgggactCTGCTCCACTCACCTTGTTGAGCTCCTCAATCCGTCTAACCAGGTAAGGATTGCTGGAAGAGTTCTCAAAATAGACGTAATCTgtaggagggggtggggaagcaccGGGAAGATCAGAGGAGGAGATGGGAAAGCCAGAGCACCAGGGTCTGAGAGAAAAGAGGCCTGAGGGGACCAAAAGAATAAGGGTCCAGGTAGAGAGAACGCTGAAATGTGGAAGTAGAGAGACTACGAGAAAATGAGGGATttcccccccgccaccaccacccctgACCACCGAGTTCTAATATCAGATCTTTCGCTCAAAAGTGAGCCTCAACGAAGAGACAAGAAGCAGGGGGTCCCCCCTGCAGTCCCCACAATTCAGCGATGGAGTTGCACCCCGGCATCGGCAATTGTTCGCTCCAGTGCCCTCGCCTTTTCGAACCCAGGCGCACAATAACGCCCCGGGGGAGAGGAAACCTCCCGGCGGTCCCGCTCAGGCGGCAGAGCGGACGCCTCGGCCCTTGGTGCCCCCTGCCTGCCCTGTCAGCTCCTTCCGCACCACTTTCCCAGGCCCCACTCCCGACCCGGGGCCCCAGACGCAGCCCCGAGAGTGCCGTCGGGGCAGCCCGCAGGCTCTCCGGGGGGCCTCGGCGCCCGGCCGCGTCGCCGTCCCCGCACCCTCGCTCTCCGTGCTCCCGGTTCCGGTTCCGGTCCGCGCTCGGGACCACGCCGCCCCGGACGCGGCTCCCCGCGCTGCCGGGTGCCGAGCCTCTCCAGCCCCGGTCCCCGACTTCTCCCGCCCCGGGCCCCGCAGCCTCTTCCCCGGTACTCACCCCCCACCCGGTACATGTTGGCCGCCATGGCCGTTCCCGCCGCCGCCTCCGGCCGCACAAAGGGGTCCGGGAGGCT is from Neofelis nebulosa isolate mNeoNeb1 chromosome 10, mNeoNeb1.pri, whole genome shotgun sequence and encodes:
- the MTA2 gene encoding metastasis-associated protein MTA2 isoform X1 translates to MAANMYRVGDYVYFENSSSNPYLVRRIEELNKTANGNVEAKVVCLFRRRDISSSLNSLADSNAREFEEESKQPGVSEQQRHQLKHRELFLSRQFESLPATHIRGKCSVTLLNETDILSQYLEKEDCFFYSLVFDPVQKTLLADQGEIRVGCKYQAEIPDRLAEGESDNRNQQKMEMKVWDPDNPLTDRQIDQFLVVARAVGTFARALDCSSSIRQPSLHMSAAAASRDITLFHAMDTLQRNGYDLAKAMSTLVPQGGPVLCRDEMEEWSASEAMLFEEALEKYGKDFNDIRQDFLPWKSLASIVQFYYMWKTTDRYIQQKRLKAAEADSKLKQVYIPTYTKPNPNQIISVGSKPGMNGAGFQKGLTCESCHTTQSAQWYAWGPPNMQCRLCASCWIYWKKYGGLKTPTQLEGAARGTTEPHSRGHLSRPEAQSLSPYTTSANRAKLLAKNRQTFLLQTTKLTRLARRMCRDLLQPRRAARRPYAPINANAIKAECSIRLPKAAKTPLKIHPLVRLPLATIVKDLVAQAPLKPKTPRGTKTPINRNQLTQNRGLGGIMVKRAYETMSGAGVPFSANGRPLASGIRSSSQPAAKRQKLNPADAPNPVVFVATKDTRALRKALTHLEMRRAARRPNLPLKVKPPLIAVRPPVPLSAPSHPASTNEPIVLED
- the MTA2 gene encoding metastasis-associated protein MTA2 isoform X2, with translation MEMKVWDPDNPLTDRQIDQFLVVARAVGTFARALDCSSSIRQPSLHMSAAAASRDITLFHAMDTLQRNGYDLAKAMSTLVPQGGPVLCRDEMEEWSASEAMLFEEALEKYGKDFNDIRQDFLPWKSLASIVQFYYMWKTTDRYIQQKRLKAAEADSKLKQVYIPTYTKPNPNQIISVGSKPGMNGAGFQKGLTCESCHTTQSAQWYAWGPPNMQCRLCASCWIYWKKYGGLKTPTQLEGAARGTTEPHSRGHLSRPEAQSLSPYTTSANRAKLLAKNRQTFLLQTTKLTRLARRMCRDLLQPRRAARRPYAPINANAIKAECSIRLPKAAKTPLKIHPLVRLPLATIVKDLVAQAPLKPKTPRGTKTPINRNQLTQNRGLGGIMVKRAYETMSGAGVPFSANGRPLASGIRSSSQPAAKRQKLNPADAPNPVVFVATKDTRALRKALTHLEMRRAARRPNLPLKVKPPLIAVRPPVPLSAPSHPASTNEPIVLED